The Luteolibacter rhizosphaerae genome window below encodes:
- a CDS encoding LamG-like jellyroll fold domain-containing protein produces the protein MLLASLLSPLLIPVVRADYQSEILSENPLAYYRFSDGVAAIDLAINSGSLGAAGNGTYQLLNTRGVPGAVAGNTAVAFVDNASPTAIDHTGSITIPNNAALNPSHTGTNAFTVECWVLPSRNTSTLLSPVNSMSFTTGRAGFLIYQNSATWEIRMGNKAAANNVTFLTGGTVTPGQWQHLAMTYTGGINGTMTLYVNGVQAVTGAVTNGYEANDNAPFVIGATAAPNRTFDGSVDEVAFFPSLLSQARIQARVAQRSSNPAGYSAHVIADAPVGYWRLDEAARPAADNLGTLGSGADGAYSSQAHNATSGPSPASGFGGLGANNPCLSLPNADGFMTSKQALLNGRAAFTVMGWIKRGATHTTRGGYFGQNDLLEFGDAGNDVNVEAWINATNGNIVQPHGMVDDQWIFICLTGDGTSNRLFVNGTQVGNRDQVVADYGSSAFNFNVGGGGIFNTTGDFFRGEIDEVAIFGHAVTPGRVQQLYAAALSNTGPGLVNDFPTVTPSGSIMEGGSYTLAVDATGSPPFTYQWKLNGVDIPGATATTYTVNPAVINTPSSAPFSYSVVVTNAVGTKSSEITDVTVIPTLRWTGSDPTNPGDWDSGISQNWKTYTGGTASVYTDEYAVFFDDSAALKTVEVMADVTPAGVSFDNDTNYTITGADWLIGGAQDAIFSKSGSGTVEIGNFGLVTGSVVINEGTLRVGNGTSGDIAPITTVNVLGGQLQLNQAAGVNYQSPTVMAVGSTLSVTGSGNLGLEGGITGSPVSQVFSRNGTVGIRGANSAGKTVTINAGTVVFDGNQNNNRLAASAAVTVNAGATMEVQGVNAIPAGPVNSPDVTLNSATLGIVSGESAGTGPGGQSHAHIRNLTLNGGQVTLSYSGGGSSYNGESFQLNGNVTVGGSTASTIGNGVGATQGNSGIAMLAVSASPAGPAVHTFHVPDVVTGVAADLIVTTELENSDAANADSAASSILKTGAGTLRLAGGIDHSYLGTLNISEGTLEATGSHAGALTLASGTSFRPGASAGTFTAGATTLAGTYYCEIDGATSDQLRVNGNLTVQAGAQIAFSVLGGGATAPFYEVCRCSGDVIGALPSVSGVPAGYTLTKVSNASLVLVKAGVVFNTTLSTLATTSGGTEDFNSSGGGFAIGAAVSPETDWIYTTGSWRSNGQASGFGTDNTSNLSSPVYIVGPSGPVTLSFSHRYSYEQGLFDGGVVDVSVNGGAFTRVDLASFSQNGYNGTILPNSGTTIQGQQAFVENSPGHPGFITSVCSLGNLSAGDRVQLRFVSSSDNNTSGNLSPQGWEIDSVTVSGSRANLLSLAWPVGKLEYSDNLQPPWTTVNGGSPLVIDANAVPRRFYRIKP, from the coding sequence ATGCTTCTTGCCTCCCTCCTATCGCCGCTTCTGATACCGGTCGTCCGCGCGGATTACCAATCGGAGATCCTGAGTGAAAACCCCCTCGCCTACTATCGTTTTAGCGATGGCGTCGCGGCTATCGATCTCGCGATTAACTCGGGAAGCTTGGGGGCCGCCGGAAACGGAACCTACCAGCTGCTCAATACGCGCGGGGTTCCCGGCGCGGTGGCAGGAAACACCGCCGTCGCCTTCGTCGACAACGCGAGTCCCACCGCAATCGATCACACCGGATCGATCACCATCCCTAACAATGCGGCACTGAATCCCTCCCATACCGGGACCAATGCCTTCACGGTGGAATGTTGGGTGCTGCCCAGCCGCAATACCTCGACCCTCCTTTCGCCGGTGAACTCGATGAGCTTCACCACCGGGCGTGCGGGGTTCCTGATCTATCAAAACTCCGCCACCTGGGAAATCCGGATGGGAAACAAGGCCGCGGCCAACAATGTCACCTTCCTCACCGGGGGAACTGTAACGCCCGGGCAGTGGCAACATCTGGCCATGACCTACACCGGCGGCATCAATGGCACGATGACGCTCTATGTGAACGGCGTCCAAGCCGTCACAGGTGCAGTCACCAACGGCTACGAGGCGAATGACAACGCCCCCTTCGTGATCGGTGCGACCGCGGCTCCGAACCGGACCTTCGACGGCTCGGTGGACGAGGTGGCTTTCTTCCCCTCGCTGCTTTCCCAAGCGCGCATTCAGGCGCGCGTGGCGCAGCGTAGCAGCAATCCGGCAGGGTATTCAGCGCATGTGATTGCCGATGCTCCGGTCGGTTACTGGCGTTTGGATGAAGCGGCCCGTCCGGCGGCGGATAACCTGGGGACCTTGGGCAGCGGGGCGGATGGTGCTTACAGCTCGCAAGCCCACAATGCCACCAGCGGCCCTTCGCCCGCGTCGGGCTTCGGAGGCTTGGGGGCGAATAACCCCTGCCTGAGCCTTCCGAATGCCGATGGCTTCATGACGAGCAAGCAAGCACTCTTGAACGGACGTGCGGCATTCACCGTCATGGGCTGGATCAAACGCGGTGCGACTCATACCACGCGCGGCGGCTACTTCGGGCAGAACGACCTGCTCGAGTTCGGCGATGCCGGAAATGACGTGAATGTGGAGGCTTGGATCAATGCCACCAACGGCAACATCGTACAGCCGCACGGCATGGTGGATGACCAGTGGATCTTCATCTGCCTGACCGGCGACGGGACCTCCAACCGCCTGTTCGTAAACGGCACCCAAGTGGGCAACCGCGATCAGGTTGTGGCCGACTACGGGAGCTCGGCATTCAACTTCAACGTCGGTGGGGGCGGGATCTTCAATACAACCGGCGACTTCTTCCGCGGGGAGATCGACGAGGTCGCGATCTTCGGCCACGCGGTCACGCCCGGCCGTGTGCAGCAACTCTACGCTGCAGCGTTGAGCAATACCGGCCCGGGGCTGGTGAACGACTTTCCCACAGTGACGCCGTCCGGTTCCATCATGGAAGGAGGCTCCTACACCTTGGCTGTCGATGCCACGGGTTCTCCGCCTTTCACCTATCAGTGGAAGCTCAATGGCGTGGACATTCCCGGCGCGACCGCCACCACCTACACGGTGAATCCGGCAGTGATCAACACGCCGTCCTCCGCTCCGTTCTCCTACTCGGTGGTTGTGACCAACGCCGTCGGAACAAAGAGCAGCGAGATCACGGATGTCACCGTCATTCCGACCCTGCGATGGACCGGTAGCGATCCGACCAATCCGGGCGATTGGGATTCCGGGATCTCGCAGAACTGGAAGACCTACACCGGCGGAACGGCATCGGTCTACACGGATGAATATGCGGTGTTCTTCGACGACAGCGCCGCGCTCAAAACCGTGGAGGTGATGGCGGACGTCACGCCTGCCGGCGTGAGCTTCGACAACGACACCAACTACACGATCACCGGTGCCGATTGGCTGATCGGCGGCGCCCAGGATGCGATCTTCTCCAAGAGCGGGAGTGGCACCGTGGAGATCGGAAACTTCGGCCTGGTGACCGGCAGCGTGGTGATCAACGAGGGAACGCTGCGGGTGGGGAATGGCACCTCTGGCGACATCGCTCCCATCACGACCGTCAACGTGCTCGGCGGGCAGCTGCAGCTCAACCAGGCGGCCGGGGTGAATTACCAGAGCCCCACGGTGATGGCTGTTGGATCGACCCTTTCCGTTACCGGAAGCGGGAATCTCGGGCTGGAAGGCGGCATCACGGGATCGCCAGTCAGCCAAGTCTTCTCGCGCAACGGAACCGTGGGCATCCGCGGCGCGAACTCCGCGGGCAAGACGGTGACGATCAATGCCGGCACCGTGGTCTTTGACGGGAACCAGAACAACAACCGTCTCGCGGCGAGCGCGGCCGTCACCGTAAACGCGGGAGCCACGATGGAAGTCCAGGGCGTCAATGCGATCCCTGCAGGACCGGTGAACTCACCGGATGTGACCTTGAACTCGGCCACGCTGGGGATCGTCTCCGGTGAAAGCGCCGGGACGGGACCGGGCGGACAAAGTCACGCTCATATCCGGAACCTCACCCTGAACGGTGGGCAGGTGACCCTGAGCTACTCGGGCGGAGGCAGCTCCTACAATGGGGAGAGCTTCCAACTGAATGGCAATGTCACCGTCGGCGGTTCGACCGCTTCGACCATCGGTAACGGTGTTGGAGCCACCCAAGGGAACTCGGGTATCGCCATGCTCGCGGTGAGTGCTAGCCCGGCTGGCCCGGCGGTCCACACCTTCCATGTCCCGGATGTGGTTACCGGCGTGGCAGCGGACCTCATTGTCACCACCGAGTTGGAGAACTCCGACGCGGCCAATGCCGACTCCGCCGCGAGTTCGATCCTGAAGACCGGAGCAGGCACGCTGCGGCTGGCAGGAGGGATCGATCATAGCTACCTGGGAACCCTGAATATCTCCGAGGGGACATTGGAAGCAACGGGCTCGCATGCCGGGGCGCTGACTTTGGCTTCCGGCACCAGCTTCCGTCCGGGTGCTTCCGCCGGAACCTTCACGGCCGGAGCGACGACCCTTGCGGGGACCTACTACTGCGAGATCGACGGAGCGACGTCCGACCAACTGCGGGTTAACGGCAACCTGACCGTGCAAGCGGGGGCGCAGATCGCCTTCAGCGTTCTGGGAGGTGGGGCGACAGCACCCTTCTACGAAGTGTGCAGATGCAGCGGTGATGTGATCGGCGCGCTGCCGAGCGTGTCCGGCGTTCCCGCCGGTTACACACTGACCAAGGTCTCGAATGCCTCGCTGGTGCTGGTAAAGGCGGGAGTGGTGTTCAACACCACGCTATCGACCCTCGCGACCACCAGCGGCGGCACCGAAGACTTCAACAGCAGCGGTGGCGGCTTCGCGATCGGTGCTGCGGTTTCGCCGGAGACGGACTGGATCTACACGACCGGTTCGTGGCGCAGCAACGGTCAGGCTTCGGGCTTCGGGACCGACAACACTTCGAATCTGTCCAGCCCGGTGTACATCGTCGGACCGTCGGGACCGGTCACCCTGAGCTTCTCTCACCGCTACAGTTACGAGCAAGGGCTCTTTGACGGTGGAGTGGTGGATGTCAGCGTGAACGGCGGCGCCTTCACAAGGGTGGACTTGGCTTCCTTCAGTCAGAACGGATACAACGGTACGATTCTCCCGAACTCGGGCACCACGATCCAAGGCCAACAGGCCTTCGTGGAGAATTCCCCGGGCCATCCGGGTTTCATCACCAGCGTATGCAGCTTGGGTAACCTGTCCGCAGGAGATCGGGTGCAACTGCGCTTTGTCTCGTCCTCCGACAACAACACTTCGGGGAATCTCTCGCCCCAAGGCTGGGAGATCGACTCGGTCACTGTTTCGGGATCGCGGGCCAACCTGCTGTCTCTGGCTTGGCCGGTAGGCAAGCTGGAGTATTCGGATAACCTGCAGCCGCCATGGACCACGGTGAATGGCGGAAGTCCCTTGGTGATCGACGCGAATGCGGTGCCGAGGCGTTTCTATCGAATCAAGCCCTGA
- a CDS encoding DUF7133 domain-containing protein has protein sequence MTSHRWQTRCTSAALIACAFHAVAAEPLVQLQKGDHIAIVGSGLADRQQHHAWLETFIHRAYPDLDLTVRNLGFAADEVNVKPRSADVPTTEWFLSMKKGDTTKPGEPNVVYKAGTDFGADVVFAYWGFNESFRGPEGLEGFKAALGSYLDAQKAAKYNGQAAPKLVLFSPIAQENLKSPDFSDGSENNANLELYTKAMAEVAQAKGVPFVDLYTPSKDIFAKAGSPLTINGIHLTEEGDRQLAPVQFKAIFGKEPPAFEDPLLGKIRSAVLDKNKEWHHRYRTVDQYNIFGDRSRIAYEGVTNASTLGEELAQRDVKTANRDKRVWAVAKGGDLKVSDDNLPKVNLVPPNRKDETPYLDPEEAIQHLKLPPNCKVELVASEKSFPDLINPVQMNFDTKGRLWIAAWPNYPETSPTTTNFDKLLVFDLDPKTGKALKCTTFLDGLNCPTGFQFYKDGVLLMQSPDLWYVRDTDGDGKADLKERVLHGLDAADSHHETNSMCLEPGGAVYLSDGVFHRSNVETFNGPIRNSDGAIYRYEPNTGKFMRHAPYGFANPHGRVFDYWGNDLITDATGNDNYFGPAMSGHLDSGAHPGMQRFWDRPSRPCPGTAILTSRHFPDDWQGLFLNTNVISIQGIFRAKLTDEGSGIKGETLDHLITTDIAKNPNFRPSGITVAPDGSLYFMDWSQMLIGHLQHHLRDPNRDHQHGRLYRITYEGRPLMVPKKVDGEPVAKLLELLKEPENDVRMRAKIELGKHDAKEVIRGVNDWIKVLDPKEKDYEHHMLEALWVHQWHNVVDLDLLKRVLKSPEPRARAQGVRVLGYWRDRVPGALELVKLAADDEAPRVRLEAVRVASYFREWEAADAALTALKHPADYYISYCLKETMRQLTPWWKDAIAQGKALAADNPAGVEFIMGSVSGAELAKLPKSPVTLTALLTRSDVSLAQRAEALGELAKLRKSSAMEALLATLGPLAKNNGAATTDLCRLLLTQPASDLKDARDGLQSLTAATNAELVRRSALAALIVVDGNVDASWSNAAKSADALTDFLEALPLVPDPALRGSAFDKVLPLLSQLPGPVASEMEKAKGGKARYVRIELPRRGTLTLAEVQVFAGGVNVAGNGIAKQSSTSHGGVPQRAIDGKTDAEYDSGTQTHTNEGENNPWWELDLKTDQPVEAVTVWNRAGFEDRLDRFTVTVLDSQRREIFKKPANPAPKLSSKIAVTSDPLGGLRGAAVRALVSMGKEPEKVFAGLVELIKKGEQVIPAAKGMALLPRASWSADLADPAAGGLVNWARKVPAEDRTSQDYIEVVQVANDLAGLMPADRGAVARKVLKDLRVNVFVVKAVREQLRFDTTRMVVEAGKPFQVIFENPDAMPHNIVFVQPGTLQAVAEAVQASPPDKLDSQGRAYVPDKDSRVLGASKLIDAGQKETLSLTAPGKEGIYEFVCTFPGHWAIMQGKLVVTKDVDAYLQANPEAK, from the coding sequence ATGACTTCCCACCGATGGCAAACCCGCTGCACCAGCGCGGCCCTCATCGCCTGCGCGTTTCACGCGGTGGCGGCGGAGCCGCTCGTGCAGCTTCAGAAAGGCGATCACATCGCCATCGTCGGCAGCGGCTTGGCCGACCGGCAGCAGCATCACGCTTGGCTGGAGACTTTCATCCACCGCGCCTACCCGGATCTGGACCTCACGGTGCGGAACCTGGGCTTCGCCGCGGACGAGGTGAATGTGAAGCCGCGCTCCGCCGATGTGCCGACGACCGAGTGGTTCCTCTCGATGAAGAAGGGAGACACGACCAAGCCGGGCGAGCCGAACGTGGTCTACAAGGCGGGCACGGATTTCGGTGCGGACGTGGTCTTCGCTTACTGGGGTTTCAACGAGTCCTTCCGCGGTCCGGAAGGGCTTGAGGGCTTCAAGGCGGCGCTCGGGAGTTATCTGGATGCACAGAAGGCGGCGAAGTACAATGGCCAGGCGGCGCCGAAGCTGGTGCTCTTCTCGCCGATCGCGCAGGAGAACTTGAAGAGCCCTGACTTCAGCGATGGCTCGGAGAACAATGCCAATTTGGAGCTCTACACCAAGGCGATGGCCGAGGTGGCGCAGGCAAAGGGGGTGCCCTTCGTGGATCTCTACACGCCTTCCAAGGATATCTTTGCGAAAGCCGGCTCGCCGCTCACGATCAACGGAATTCACCTGACGGAAGAGGGCGACCGCCAGCTCGCGCCGGTGCAGTTCAAGGCGATCTTCGGCAAGGAGCCGCCGGCCTTCGAGGACCCTCTGCTCGGCAAGATCCGCAGCGCGGTGCTGGATAAGAACAAGGAGTGGCACCACCGCTACCGCACCGTCGATCAGTACAACATCTTCGGCGATCGCTCGCGCATCGCCTATGAAGGCGTGACCAACGCGAGCACGCTGGGGGAAGAGCTGGCGCAGCGCGATGTGAAGACCGCGAACCGCGACAAGCGAGTGTGGGCGGTGGCGAAGGGCGGCGACCTCAAGGTCAGCGACGACAACCTGCCGAAGGTGAACTTGGTGCCGCCGAACCGGAAAGACGAGACACCCTACCTCGACCCCGAGGAAGCGATCCAGCACCTGAAGCTGCCGCCGAATTGCAAGGTGGAGCTGGTGGCCTCGGAGAAGAGCTTCCCGGATCTGATCAATCCGGTGCAGATGAACTTCGATACGAAGGGGCGGCTGTGGATCGCGGCGTGGCCGAACTATCCGGAGACCTCGCCGACCACGACGAACTTCGACAAGCTATTGGTCTTCGACCTTGATCCGAAGACGGGCAAGGCGCTGAAGTGCACCACCTTCCTGGACGGGCTGAATTGTCCGACCGGCTTCCAGTTCTACAAGGACGGCGTATTGCTGATGCAATCGCCCGATCTGTGGTATGTCAGGGACACCGATGGCGATGGCAAAGCGGACCTGAAGGAGCGTGTGCTGCATGGACTGGATGCGGCGGACTCGCACCACGAGACGAACTCGATGTGCCTAGAGCCGGGCGGTGCGGTCTACCTGAGCGACGGGGTCTTCCACCGCAGCAATGTGGAGACTTTCAACGGACCCATCCGCAACAGCGACGGTGCGATCTACCGCTACGAGCCGAACACCGGCAAGTTCATGCGCCACGCGCCCTACGGCTTCGCGAACCCGCACGGTCGTGTGTTCGATTACTGGGGTAACGACCTGATCACCGACGCGACGGGCAACGACAACTACTTCGGCCCCGCGATGAGCGGTCACCTCGATAGTGGTGCGCATCCCGGCATGCAGCGCTTCTGGGATCGTCCTTCGCGGCCCTGTCCCGGCACGGCCATTCTAACAAGCCGGCACTTCCCGGATGACTGGCAGGGCCTTTTCCTGAACACGAACGTCATCAGCATCCAAGGGATCTTCCGCGCCAAGCTCACGGATGAAGGCTCGGGAATCAAGGGCGAGACGCTCGATCACCTGATCACCACGGACATCGCGAAGAACCCGAACTTCCGTCCTTCCGGCATCACGGTGGCTCCGGATGGATCGCTGTATTTCATGGACTGGTCACAGATGCTGATCGGCCACTTGCAGCACCATCTGCGGGATCCGAACCGGGATCACCAGCACGGGCGCCTGTATCGCATCACCTATGAGGGCCGTCCCTTGATGGTGCCGAAGAAAGTCGACGGCGAACCGGTGGCCAAGCTGCTGGAGCTGCTGAAGGAGCCGGAGAACGACGTGCGGATGCGGGCAAAGATCGAACTCGGCAAGCACGACGCGAAGGAAGTCATCCGCGGGGTGAACGACTGGATCAAGGTGCTGGATCCGAAGGAGAAGGACTATGAGCACCACATGCTCGAAGCGCTGTGGGTGCACCAATGGCACAACGTGGTGGATCTCGATCTGCTCAAACGGGTGCTGAAGTCGCCGGAGCCGCGGGCCCGTGCGCAAGGCGTGCGCGTGCTCGGCTATTGGCGTGACCGTGTTCCCGGTGCGCTGGAACTGGTGAAGCTGGCGGCCGATGACGAGGCACCGCGCGTGCGCTTGGAGGCGGTCCGTGTGGCCAGCTATTTCCGCGAATGGGAGGCGGCCGATGCGGCGCTCACCGCGCTGAAGCATCCGGCGGACTACTACATCAGCTACTGCCTGAAGGAAACCATGCGGCAGCTCACGCCGTGGTGGAAGGATGCCATCGCGCAGGGCAAGGCGCTGGCGGCGGACAATCCCGCCGGGGTGGAATTCATCATGGGCTCGGTGAGCGGTGCGGAACTCGCGAAGCTGCCGAAGTCCCCGGTCACGCTGACGGCGTTGCTGACGCGTTCCGATGTTTCGCTGGCGCAGCGCGCGGAAGCCTTGGGCGAGTTGGCGAAGCTCAGGAAGAGCAGCGCGATGGAGGCGCTGCTGGCGACATTGGGCCCCTTGGCGAAGAATAACGGCGCAGCGACCACGGATCTCTGCCGACTGCTGCTCACGCAGCCCGCCTCCGACTTGAAGGATGCGCGGGACGGCTTGCAGTCTCTCACCGCCGCGACGAATGCGGAGCTGGTGCGTCGCAGTGCCTTGGCCGCGCTGATCGTGGTGGATGGCAATGTCGATGCTTCATGGAGCAATGCCGCGAAGTCTGCGGATGCCCTGACCGACTTCCTCGAAGCGCTGCCGCTGGTGCCGGATCCGGCCTTGCGTGGCTCGGCATTCGACAAGGTATTGCCGCTGCTCTCGCAACTCCCGGGGCCGGTGGCTTCCGAGATGGAGAAAGCGAAGGGTGGCAAGGCGCGCTATGTCCGCATCGAGCTGCCGCGTCGAGGCACGCTGACCTTGGCCGAGGTGCAGGTTTTCGCCGGTGGGGTGAACGTGGCGGGCAACGGTATCGCCAAGCAATCGAGCACATCCCATGGCGGGGTTCCGCAGCGGGCGATCGATGGAAAAACGGATGCCGAATACGACAGCGGCACCCAGACCCATACCAACGAGGGCGAGAACAACCCGTGGTGGGAGCTCGATCTCAAGACCGATCAGCCGGTGGAAGCGGTGACGGTGTGGAACCGGGCGGGCTTCGAGGACCGTCTCGATCGTTTCACGGTCACGGTGCTCGATTCGCAGCGGCGCGAGATCTTCAAGAAGCCGGCCAATCCCGCGCCGAAGCTGAGCAGCAAGATCGCGGTGACCAGCGATCCGCTCGGTGGCCTGCGCGGCGCCGCGGTGCGCGCGCTCGTGAGCATGGGCAAGGAGCCGGAGAAGGTCTTCGCCGGTCTGGTCGAGTTGATCAAGAAGGGCGAGCAGGTGATCCCGGCGGCGAAAGGCATGGCCCTGCTGCCGCGTGCCTCGTGGTCCGCGGACTTGGCCGATCCGGCTGCCGGCGGACTGGTGAACTGGGCCCGCAAGGTCCCGGCGGAAGACCGCACCTCGCAGGACTACATCGAGGTGGTGCAGGTGGCGAACGATCTGGCCGGTCTGATGCCGGCGGATCGTGGCGCGGTTGCCCGCAAGGTGCTGAAGGATCTGCGCGTGAATGTTTTCGTGGTGAAGGCGGTCCGCGAGCAACTGCGCTTCGATACCACGCGCATGGTGGTGGAGGCCGGCAAGCCCTTCCAGGTCATCTTCGAGAACCCGGATGCGATGCCGCACAACATCGTCTTCGTGCAGCCGGGGACCCTGCAAGCGGTGGCGGAGGCGGTGCAAGCCAGCCCGCCCGACAAGCTCGATAGCCAGGGCCGGGCCTATGTGCCGGACAAGGACTCGCGGGTGCTGGGCGCTTCCAAGCTGATCGATGCCGGTCAGAAGGAGACGCTGAGCCTGACGGCTCCGGGTAAGGAAGGCATCTACGAATTCGTCTGCACCTTCCCCGGCCACTGGGCGATCATGCAGGGCAAGCTGGTGGTGACGAAGGACGTGGACGCTTATCTCCAGGCGAATCCGGAGGCGAAGTAA
- a CDS encoding YkvA family protein, whose protein sequence is MDPELPSRFRAERWYSAPNLWRKISRYGLVAGRKTVLTSITLYHCLRDKDTPAWAKGVIVGALGYLVLPVDMVPDIIPGAGYGDDWAALVAALGTVAIYVKDVHKVKAAAQTEKIFGLKAH, encoded by the coding sequence ATGGATCCCGAACTACCGTCCCGCTTCCGCGCCGAACGCTGGTACTCCGCCCCGAACCTGTGGCGGAAGATTTCCCGCTATGGCTTGGTGGCCGGGCGCAAGACGGTGCTCACCAGCATCACGCTCTACCATTGCCTGCGCGACAAGGACACGCCGGCTTGGGCGAAGGGTGTGATCGTAGGTGCTCTCGGCTACCTCGTCCTCCCTGTGGACATGGTGCCGGACATCATTCCGGGCGCAGGCTATGGCGACGACTGGGCGGCGCTGGTCGCGGCGCTCGGTACCGTGGCCATCTACGTGAAGGATGTCCACAAGGTGAAGGCTGCAGCGCAGACCGAGAAGATTTTCGGATTGAAGGCGCACTGA